A window of the Lysinibacillus irui genome harbors these coding sequences:
- the spoVT gene encoding stage V sporulation protein T, translating to MKATGIVRRIDDLGRVVIPKEIRRTLRIREGDPLEIYTDREGEVILKKYSPINDLGEFAREYVETLYETLGTPAFVTDRDEVIAVAGIGKKEYINRRITSFAEGFMEERSTKIEKMETTIEIVPGQYEQVKSYCATPIMVNGDPIGCIIVLSKVHFVGEVEVKVVETAANFLAKQMNS from the coding sequence ATGAAGGCAACAGGAATTGTTCGTCGTATTGATGATTTAGGGCGTGTAGTTATTCCAAAAGAAATTCGTAGGACGCTACGTATTCGTGAAGGCGACCCTCTTGAAATTTATACGGACCGTGAAGGTGAAGTCATATTAAAAAAATATTCTCCTATCAATGATTTAGGGGAATTTGCAAGAGAATATGTTGAGACACTTTATGAAACATTAGGAACACCAGCATTTGTCACTGACCGTGATGAAGTAATTGCTGTAGCAGGGATTGGTAAAAAAGAATATATTAATCGTCGCATTACATCCTTTGCGGAAGGTTTCATGGAAGAGCGATCAACAAAAATTGAAAAAATGGAAACAACGATTGAAATTGTCCCTGGACAATATGAGCAGGTAAAATCGTATTGTGCGACACCTATTATGGTAAACGGTGATCCAATAGGCTGTATTATTGTCTTATCAAAAGTACACTTTGTCGGTGAGGTAGAAGTCAAAGTAGTGGAAACAGCTGCTAACTTCTTAGCTAAACAAATGAATAGTTGA
- a CDS encoding putative polysaccharide biosynthesis protein: protein MSQRFGMKSYMKGAALLTVAALIVKVLSAIYRVPFQNLVGDEGFYIYQQVYPVISIFVVWTSSGFAVAISKMLADNDCIADTVERQKRRNTIMRVVFRYLTILSLLFFAILFGGAEIIAQWMGDVQLAPLIRTGSLVVLVMPALAIMKGGFQSRGIMEPIAYAQVLEQTIRVTVILVGTFIIMTTTKSLYDAGKMAVIGTVIGEVTALLLLAYIFYKRFGLRNNQHLHQVKSISIIKEVTWLSLSVSMSGLLLLGYQLVDSFTIYTSLIDNGMAPTLAKETKGIYDRGQPLVQLGVVIASSLSLAIVPLVAHLSKKQEGRSAIPFIQLTYKASILFGWSASLGLMLVMPYINEMLFKTNTLSEVLIVYVFQIVPLSIILTFTAILQGYGKLKKPALFLIIGFLLKIILNVRLIGWLGVLGAAVANDIGLLVTAFLLIVYLKGLTGIQFASGDFYKKVGVASLSMAAVVLVWLQIASAFLSHLMSSRLMAVVAGLTAVFFGAFAMLTIIAKKRVLVEKEWYLLPFGRRMAVYQLWLNSKK, encoded by the coding sequence ATGTCGCAACGTTTTGGCATGAAAAGCTACATGAAGGGTGCAGCTTTATTGACAGTTGCTGCCCTTATTGTAAAGGTTCTTAGTGCAATTTATCGTGTACCTTTTCAAAATCTAGTTGGAGATGAAGGCTTTTATATCTATCAACAGGTGTATCCCGTTATATCAATTTTCGTTGTTTGGACATCTAGTGGCTTTGCTGTGGCCATTTCTAAAATGCTTGCAGATAATGATTGCATTGCTGATACAGTAGAACGTCAGAAACGACGAAACACCATTATGCGTGTGGTTTTCCGATATTTGACGATATTATCGCTATTATTTTTTGCAATTTTATTTGGAGGTGCTGAAATTATAGCCCAGTGGATGGGTGATGTTCAATTGGCACCTTTAATACGTACAGGCTCCCTTGTAGTATTGGTTATGCCAGCACTAGCAATTATGAAAGGTGGCTTTCAATCTAGAGGCATTATGGAGCCTATTGCATATGCCCAAGTTCTCGAACAAACGATTAGAGTAACTGTTATCTTAGTAGGCACCTTTATTATAATGACAACAACAAAATCACTTTATGATGCAGGGAAAATGGCTGTTATCGGTACAGTAATTGGTGAAGTTACGGCCCTGTTATTGCTTGCTTATATCTTTTATAAACGATTTGGACTTCGAAATAATCAACACCTACATCAGGTGAAAAGTATTTCAATTATTAAAGAAGTAACATGGTTGAGCTTAAGTGTCAGCATGAGTGGTCTACTATTACTTGGATACCAGCTGGTCGATTCATTTACGATTTATACATCATTGATTGACAATGGTATGGCACCTACATTAGCGAAGGAAACGAAAGGTATTTATGATCGTGGACAGCCGTTAGTACAATTAGGGGTTGTTATCGCTTCTTCGTTGTCGCTTGCTATTGTGCCACTTGTTGCTCATTTGTCGAAAAAACAAGAGGGGCGAAGTGCTATACCATTTATACAGTTAACATACAAAGCATCGATACTATTTGGCTGGTCAGCCTCATTAGGTTTAATGCTTGTCATGCCTTATATAAATGAAATGCTTTTTAAAACCAATACTTTATCAGAAGTTTTAATCGTCTATGTATTCCAAATCGTCCCATTGTCAATTATTCTTACATTTACGGCAATCTTACAAGGATATGGTAAATTAAAAAAGCCAGCATTATTTTTAATCATTGGCTTTTTGTTAAAAATCATATTGAATGTACGGTTAATTGGTTGGTTGGGTGTATTAGGTGCAGCTGTTGCGAATGATATTGGATTATTAGTAACAGCCTTCTTGCTTATTGTTTATTTGAAAGGATTGACTGGTATTCAATTTGCATCAGGAGACTTTTATAAAAAAGTAGGGGTGGCATCATTAAGTATGGCAGCTGTTGTACTCGTATGGTTACAAATAGCATCAGCGTTTTTAAGCCATTTGATGTCTTCACGTTTGATGGCGGTGGTGGCAGGTCTAACAGCTGTATTTTTTGGCGCATTTGCTATGCTAACGATTATTGCTAAGAAACGAGTGTTAGTAGAAAAAGAGTGGTATTTATTGCCGTTTGGACGCAGAATGGCTGTCTACCAATTATGGCTAAATTCAAAGAAGTAG
- a CDS encoding bifunctional methyltransferase/pyrophosphohydrolase YabN codes for MNTLTIIGLGAGDFNQLQMGVYRKLKAAKKLYVRTVDHPVLKELEAEGVQFESFDKVYEKHDAFQPVYAEIADALIEATAVEDIMYAVPGHPLVAEQTVQLLIAAANNSRINLVIEGGQSFLDPIFGALKIDPIEGFQLLDGTSFSMHDINMRQHILIAQVYDTFSASEVKLTLMEKYADEYPVTVVTAAGSSQEKIVTVPLYELDQSVEVNNLTTVYVPPVKSQEEALRDWTTFRQIIATLRGPNGCPWDQKQTHESLKKYLLEEAHEYLAAVDAEDDFAMIEELGDVLLQIFLHAQIGEDQGYFTLEDVLASISEKMIRRHPHVFGDVAVEDADAVVANWEVIKAKEKGTSDKPLLKEEYRASSSLQTAYNYQKRAAKVGFDWPDVEGAWDKFAEEWQEFRHEVTKGSNASRLDEFGDVLFTLVNLARFYKLSPEEAMLHANEKFARRFGYVEEQVKISGKSFADFTLEQLDAFWNEAKQLERE; via the coding sequence TTGAATACATTAACAATTATAGGCTTAGGTGCGGGGGATTTTAATCAGCTGCAAATGGGCGTTTATAGAAAATTAAAGGCTGCTAAAAAATTATATGTACGAACAGTGGATCATCCAGTATTAAAGGAATTAGAAGCTGAGGGAGTACAATTCGAAAGCTTTGATAAGGTTTATGAAAAACATGATGCATTCCAGCCAGTCTATGCAGAAATTGCAGATGCTCTTATTGAAGCTACTGCTGTTGAGGATATTATGTATGCTGTGCCAGGCCACCCATTGGTTGCAGAACAAACAGTACAATTACTTATTGCAGCGGCTAATAATAGTCGAATTAATTTAGTCATTGAGGGTGGTCAAAGTTTCCTGGACCCAATCTTTGGCGCATTAAAAATTGACCCAATTGAAGGCTTCCAATTACTTGATGGTACTAGTTTTTCAATGCATGACATCAACATGCGTCAACATATCTTAATTGCTCAAGTATACGATACATTTAGTGCTTCAGAAGTGAAGCTAACATTGATGGAAAAATACGCTGATGAGTACCCTGTGACAGTTGTTACGGCTGCAGGGTCTTCACAAGAAAAGATTGTAACGGTACCTCTCTATGAGCTCGATCAAAGTGTCGAAGTAAATAATTTAACAACAGTGTACGTTCCGCCTGTAAAATCTCAGGAAGAAGCATTGAGAGATTGGACAACATTCCGCCAAATTATTGCCACGCTAAGAGGTCCGAATGGCTGTCCTTGGGATCAAAAACAAACACATGAGTCATTAAAAAAATATTTACTTGAAGAAGCACATGAATACTTGGCTGCTGTAGATGCTGAGGATGATTTTGCAATGATTGAGGAACTTGGTGATGTGCTATTACAAATATTTTTACATGCCCAAATTGGTGAAGATCAAGGCTACTTTACACTAGAGGATGTTTTAGCTTCAATTAGCGAAAAAATGATTCGTCGCCATCCGCATGTTTTTGGTGATGTAGCAGTAGAGGATGCTGATGCTGTAGTTGCCAATTGGGAGGTAATCAAAGCTAAGGAAAAGGGTACTAGCGATAAACCATTATTAAAAGAAGAGTATAGAGCATCCTCTTCATTACAAACAGCCTATAACTACCAAAAAAGAGCTGCCAAAGTAGGTTTTGATTGGCCTGATGTGGAGGGAGCATGGGATAAGTTTGCTGAGGAATGGCAGGAATTCCGCCATGAGGTGACAAAAGGCTCAAATGCCTCCCGTCTTGATGAGTTTGGTGATGTATTATTTACATTAGTGAACTTAGCACGTTTTTACAAGCTGTCTCCAGAAGAGGCCATGTTACATGCAAATGAGAAATTTGCTAGACGATTTGGTTATGTAGAGGAACAGGTGAAAATTAGTGGAAAATCATTTGCTGATTTTACATTAGAACAATTAGATGCATTCTGGAATGAAGCAAAGCAATTAGAAAGGGAGTAA
- a CDS encoding RNA-binding S4 domain-containing protein: MRLDKFLKVSRLIKRRTLAKEVADQGRITVNGKVAKASSAIKAGDELAIRFGQKIVTARVEELSDTVKKEDAAKMFTILKEERLEKVEPEFIDDEE, encoded by the coding sequence ATGAGACTAGATAAATTTTTAAAAGTATCCCGTTTAATAAAACGCCGCACTTTAGCTAAAGAGGTGGCAGATCAAGGGCGTATTACAGTCAATGGAAAGGTAGCAAAAGCTAGTAGTGCTATAAAAGCTGGGGATGAGCTAGCTATCCGTTTTGGTCAAAAAATAGTAACAGCTCGTGTTGAAGAATTAAGTGATACAGTGAAAAAAGAAGATGCAGCAAAAATGTTTACAATTTTGAAAGAAGAAAGACTAGAAAAAGTTGAACCTGAATTTATCGATGATGAAGAATAG
- the yabP gene encoding sporulation protein YabP, with amino-acid sequence MTLHQESNRYTIPSGEHILTIRNRKRMDMTSVKSIERFDQEEFFIKTSQGHLLIRGEELHIVHLDVDKGLLTLEGTVKTLQYDEEESGFSKGFLHKLFG; translated from the coding sequence ATGACGCTACATCAAGAAAGTAATCGTTACACAATTCCATCTGGAGAGCATATTTTAACGATTCGTAATCGTAAAAGAATGGACATGACTTCTGTAAAATCAATTGAACGCTTTGATCAGGAAGAGTTTTTTATTAAGACGTCCCAAGGGCACTTGTTAATTCGTGGTGAGGAACTGCATATCGTTCATTTAGATGTTGACAAAGGATTATTGACACTTGAAGGAACTGTAAAAACCTTACAGTATGACGAGGAGGAAAGTGGCTTCTCGAAAGGTTTCCTTCATAAGTTATTTGGATGA
- the yabQ gene encoding spore cortex biosynthesis protein YabQ, producing the protein MIVSEQFYQLIVMVLSGIAVGFIIDSVRLIVFSTPKRSSLRKWMMIFEILTWILLGGLTYYLLFWLKDGAWRAYDPLAQIAGIFLYQSFFQTFLRFVARILVNITWRPFWFIVRFIVTVIRHILQLLLNIVMFVIRPFVKIYSYLSYTFFKKLRYLKYNKKQQ; encoded by the coding sequence ATGATTGTTAGTGAACAATTTTATCAATTAATTGTCATGGTTTTGAGCGGTATAGCAGTTGGTTTCATAATTGATAGTGTAAGACTTATTGTTTTTTCAACTCCAAAAAGGTCAAGCCTTCGCAAGTGGATGATGATTTTTGAAATATTAACATGGATTCTACTTGGAGGATTGACATATTATTTATTATTTTGGCTAAAAGACGGCGCTTGGCGGGCTTATGACCCGCTAGCGCAAATAGCCGGAATTTTTTTGTATCAATCGTTTTTTCAAACTTTTTTACGTTTCGTAGCTAGAATTTTGGTGAATATAACATGGAGGCCCTTCTGGTTCATTGTACGTTTCATTGTCACTGTAATTCGACATATTTTGCAGCTATTATTAAATATAGTAATGTTTGTTATAAGACCTTTTGTCAAAATTTATTCGTATTTGTCCTACACTTTTTTTAAAAAATTACGATATTTGAAGTATAATAAAAAGCAACAATAA
- a CDS encoding FtsB family cell division protein produces MTRRHSSNDEQQNFTKLDNDYVRNTDRAINRKQQARKRKMRRIVFFAIVPVIIIALLLNVLSHQNETLAAKEKSKEEANKHLTELKEEQETLNLKIKQLQDDEYIAKLLRKEYYLSEKGEVIFIMPDKKDKKDD; encoded by the coding sequence ATGACTAGACGTCATTCATCAAATGATGAACAACAGAACTTCACAAAGCTTGATAATGACTATGTCCGTAACACGGATAGAGCTATAAATCGCAAACAACAAGCTCGTAAACGTAAAATGCGTCGTATTGTCTTTTTTGCGATTGTACCAGTCATTATTATCGCTCTTCTCTTAAATGTGCTGTCACATCAAAATGAAACATTAGCGGCAAAAGAGAAATCAAAAGAAGAAGCGAATAAGCATCTCACTGAATTGAAAGAGGAACAAGAAACATTAAACCTTAAAATCAAACAATTACAGGATGATGAATATATCGCGAAACTACTAAGAAAAGAGTATTACTTATCCGAAAAAGGTGAAGTTATTTTCATTATGCCAGATAAGAAAGATAAAAAGGACGACTGA
- a CDS encoding S1 domain-containing RNA-binding protein, which produces MSIEVGSKVQGKVTGITNFGAFVELPDGKTGLVHISEVADNYVKDINEHLKVGDEVEVKVMNVEADGKIGLSIRKAKPQAERPERPARPRRENRSNDRNERHQPKENFEQKMARFLKDSDERLATLKRATESKRGGRGARRG; this is translated from the coding sequence ATGTCAATTGAAGTAGGCAGCAAGGTACAAGGTAAAGTAACAGGAATCACAAATTTTGGAGCATTCGTTGAGCTGCCAGATGGCAAAACAGGCTTAGTTCACATTAGTGAAGTTGCTGACAATTATGTAAAAGATATCAATGAGCATCTAAAAGTTGGAGATGAAGTTGAAGTAAAAGTGATGAATGTTGAAGCGGACGGAAAGATTGGTCTTTCAATCCGTAAAGCAAAGCCTCAAGCTGAGAGACCAGAGCGACCAGCACGCCCACGTCGTGAGAATCGTTCTAATGATCGCAACGAACGCCACCAGCCAAAAGAAAATTTTGAGCAAAAAATGGCACGCTTCTTAAAAGATAGTGATGAACGTCTAGCAACACTTAAACGTGCTACAGAATCAAAACGCGGAGGTCGCGGAGCTAGAAGAGGGTAG
- a CDS encoding SpoIIE family protein phosphatase, which produces MTSIEWYNTTNVEGRKIGIKKKQILIGSLFFLTAFFLAQSVVFEAAVPFSVPFWAIIRTKYREYAKYVLFGSLVGCFFLGFGQVLILALQIVMYECIMRFRYWQLPQSIAVSLAVLLVQIMWQGVMYQGLPPVLVQFYVGCEVALALIMTLFMQVLFVNSYEWFTSHWTYEKLGSGLVVFAAMLTGMQAVVFSYFSLPIFLLQLFICFGALVGSVPLATVIGAVLGTLIGVAKLSFTGMLSVATLTGLCAGMGAKGGRFGVAIGSILPSVFFLFYDATLPLDSVYFTSIAIGSLLFLMIPKKYSDKVRDKLFPQREEVLLARQNWLTDHVTYKLEHFQHFVQFMKELVFDRFMTAPVEEAKEVSPMNTCLSCFRYEHCWGAKNNGMDKLMTDWFHMKGVGKESAIHRVEEQIRYKCVKSTKIFEELDTELYRERINGQYFHGKKMIALQLRDMSNHLNQLIAEMKEDTISFVSVEKDIAERLKEAHIECFQLDVLSNKPGARKIVCALAPARVNWEEDTTLAERMILPILYEIFDEPFEIEKVTACEIPFRHVQICFRSAISFEVEYDIYSMSKNATLYSGDSHALFQLHPGLFAILLSDGMGQSKEAQHESRKLIHLMRECLNYNMNPETAMHTLHYVMSLKQQDDMYATLDFALVDLQHGDLWSWKAGGMSTYILRGKEVLKVESNAAPVGFLSISAVEAEKRKLKAGDVILMHSDGLFSSVADWSEQEEAFLAFAQQVASTNKTIQEKLTTIMQSFQSYYDIEDDCTVLMLEVTHVVPTWSVFRPAQYSMSH; this is translated from the coding sequence ATGACAAGTATTGAATGGTATAATACAACGAATGTAGAAGGCCGAAAAATAGGTATAAAAAAGAAACAAATACTGATAGGCTCTCTATTTTTCTTAACCGCTTTTTTTCTAGCTCAATCCGTTGTGTTCGAAGCAGCTGTACCGTTCTCAGTTCCTTTTTGGGCCATCATTCGAACGAAATATAGGGAGTATGCAAAATATGTTCTATTTGGTAGTTTAGTTGGTTGTTTTTTCCTTGGCTTTGGACAAGTCCTTATTCTAGCTTTACAGATCGTTATGTATGAATGTATTATGCGTTTCCGTTACTGGCAGCTGCCACAAAGCATTGCCGTATCTTTAGCTGTATTGCTAGTACAAATAATGTGGCAAGGAGTGATGTATCAAGGCTTACCACCAGTGCTTGTACAATTTTATGTAGGCTGTGAGGTAGCTCTAGCTCTTATTATGACGCTGTTTATGCAAGTGCTGTTTGTTAACTCGTATGAATGGTTTACGAGTCATTGGACATATGAGAAGCTGGGTTCTGGATTAGTGGTGTTTGCCGCCATGCTTACAGGGATGCAAGCAGTTGTGTTTAGCTATTTTTCTCTCCCCATTTTTTTATTGCAACTCTTTATCTGTTTTGGTGCATTAGTTGGGAGTGTTCCCTTGGCAACTGTAATCGGGGCTGTGCTAGGGACGCTAATCGGTGTGGCAAAGCTTTCATTTACCGGCATGCTCTCAGTTGCAACTTTAACAGGGCTGTGTGCGGGTATGGGAGCGAAGGGTGGTAGATTTGGGGTTGCCATCGGAAGTATTTTACCAAGTGTGTTCTTTTTATTTTATGACGCCACATTGCCTTTAGATAGCGTTTATTTTACCTCTATTGCTATTGGTAGTCTTCTTTTTCTAATGATTCCTAAAAAATATTCAGATAAGGTAAGGGACAAGCTCTTCCCACAACGTGAGGAGGTTTTACTGGCACGTCAGAACTGGTTAACAGATCATGTAACATATAAGTTAGAGCATTTTCAGCATTTTGTTCAATTCATGAAGGAGCTTGTGTTTGATCGTTTTATGACGGCACCGGTTGAAGAAGCGAAGGAAGTTTCTCCAATGAATACTTGTTTAAGTTGTTTCAGATACGAACATTGCTGGGGAGCTAAAAATAATGGGATGGACAAGCTGATGACTGATTGGTTTCATATGAAAGGAGTAGGTAAAGAATCAGCTATCCACCGTGTAGAAGAACAAATACGCTATAAATGTGTGAAATCGACGAAGATTTTTGAGGAGTTAGATACGGAGCTCTATAGAGAACGGATTAACGGGCAGTATTTCCATGGCAAAAAAATGATTGCTCTGCAACTTCGTGATATGAGTAATCATTTAAACCAGTTAATTGCTGAGATGAAGGAGGATACGATTTCATTTGTAAGTGTTGAAAAAGACATCGCTGAACGTTTAAAGGAGGCCCATATTGAATGTTTTCAACTTGATGTGCTTAGCAATAAGCCAGGAGCAAGAAAAATTGTCTGTGCTTTAGCGCCAGCACGGGTCAACTGGGAGGAAGATACGACACTAGCTGAACGTATGATATTGCCAATTCTTTATGAAATTTTTGATGAACCTTTTGAAATTGAAAAAGTAACAGCCTGTGAAATACCGTTTCGTCATGTACAAATATGCTTTAGATCAGCTATTAGCTTTGAAGTAGAGTATGATATATATAGCATGTCTAAAAATGCTACCTTATACTCTGGGGATTCACATGCCCTCTTCCAATTGCATCCAGGGTTATTTGCGATATTGTTGTCTGATGGTATGGGGCAAAGTAAAGAAGCACAACATGAAAGTAGAAAATTGATACATTTGATGAGAGAGTGTCTCAATTACAATATGAATCCGGAAACTGCGATGCATACATTGCATTATGTCATGTCATTAAAGCAACAAGATGATATGTACGCAACACTTGATTTTGCTCTCGTTGATTTACAGCATGGTGATTTGTGGTCGTGGAAGGCTGGAGGAATGTCGACCTATATTTTACGTGGGAAAGAAGTACTGAAAGTTGAAAGTAATGCAGCACCTGTAGGATTCTTATCAATTTCAGCAGTGGAGGCTGAGAAAAGGAAACTGAAGGCAGGAGACGTCATTTTAATGCATTCAGATGGTCTATTTTCAAGCGTAGCTGATTGGAGTGAGCAGGAGGAGGCGTTTTTAGCTTTTGCACAGCAGGTCGCAAGTACAAATAAAACCATTCAAGAAAAGTTAACTACGATTATGCAATCATTCCAAAGTTATTATGACATTGAGGACGATTGTACAGTACTAATGTTAGAGGTGACACATGTTGTACCGACATGGTCTGTTTTTAGACCAGCTCAATATTCTATGAGTCACTGA
- the tilS gene encoding tRNA lysidine(34) synthetase TilS: protein MSFELKVKTFIEEEQLLQQGDHLLIAVSGGVDSMALLHYFVQTQEQWNIQVEAVHVDHMLRGQASAEDRAFVQKYCDDNGVSLHATEIPVPAIMAQENGNTQLICRRERYRYFKEILGKINANKLVTAHHADDQLESVLMALTKNATMNSMQGIRPQRLFEGKSLIRPFLTVTKSEIREYLLRKGLDYREDASNSKDTYVRNRFRHHVVPLLEAENPRVTEQITHFTKHLQVDDAFLMSLAQDVFSQTVIRSNENTYSLEIEAFQLIPLALQRRLILILLNYLYKDSNTIQSFALLTSILKLCDTTAGYAEIHLPEDFLAVRRYGKLTIQKNKPLEDQTSPEKQIISIANGWTTLINGERLCVVNLHDLSSELLTDTAQLFYFNASKLHLPLYIRARKDGDKMLLKGMDQPKRLSRLFIDEKIPLNERNSWPLLISQTDEVVAVIGVRMGIFFSTTPQPNDDTVLIVD from the coding sequence TTGTCATTTGAATTAAAGGTCAAAACATTTATTGAAGAAGAGCAATTATTACAGCAAGGCGACCATCTTCTCATCGCCGTTTCGGGTGGAGTGGACTCAATGGCATTACTCCATTACTTTGTACAGACACAGGAGCAGTGGAATATTCAAGTAGAAGCAGTGCATGTTGACCATATGTTGAGAGGACAAGCTTCAGCTGAAGATAGAGCGTTTGTCCAAAAGTATTGTGACGACAATGGTGTTTCCTTACATGCTACCGAGATTCCAGTACCTGCAATTATGGCACAGGAAAATGGTAATACACAGCTCATTTGTCGTAGAGAAAGGTATCGATATTTCAAAGAAATCTTGGGAAAAATAAATGCAAATAAGCTTGTAACTGCACATCATGCGGATGACCAACTGGAGTCAGTATTAATGGCCCTTACGAAAAACGCAACAATGAATAGTATGCAAGGCATACGTCCCCAACGACTTTTTGAAGGAAAATCATTAATTCGTCCGTTTTTAACGGTTACAAAGTCTGAAATAAGGGAATATTTACTTAGAAAAGGTTTGGATTATCGAGAAGATGCTAGCAATTCCAAAGATACTTATGTACGCAATCGATTTAGACATCATGTAGTGCCTTTACTGGAGGCGGAAAATCCTCGGGTAACTGAACAAATCACCCATTTCACAAAGCATTTACAAGTAGACGACGCCTTTTTAATGTCATTAGCCCAAGATGTATTTTCTCAAACCGTAATAAGAAGTAACGAAAATACATATAGCCTAGAAATTGAGGCTTTTCAATTGATACCACTTGCTTTACAAAGGAGGCTCATTTTAATACTATTAAACTATCTTTACAAAGATTCAAATACGATACAAAGTTTTGCTTTATTGACTTCAATTTTAAAGCTTTGTGATACAACAGCAGGGTATGCTGAAATTCACTTGCCTGAAGATTTTCTAGCAGTTCGCCGTTACGGGAAATTAACGATTCAGAAGAATAAACCATTAGAGGATCAAACATCTCCTGAGAAACAGATTATTTCAATTGCTAATGGATGGACAACACTGATAAATGGTGAACGCTTATGCGTAGTCAATTTGCATGATTTATCGTCTGAATTGCTGACGGATACTGCACAACTTTTTTATTTTAACGCTAGCAAACTCCATCTACCGCTTTACATTCGAGCACGGAAGGATGGAGATAAAATGCTGTTAAAAGGAATGGATCAGCCAAAACGCTTATCTCGCCTTTTTATAGATGAAAAGATTCCTTTAAATGAGCGAAATAGCTGGCCGTTACTGATTTCTCAAACTGATGAGGTGGTAGCGGTAATTGGTGTGCGTATGGGAATATTTTTTTCAACCACTCCGCAACCAAACGATGATACAGTGCTCATCGTAGACTAA
- the hpt gene encoding hypoxanthine phosphoribosyltransferase, whose product MLQNDIEKIMITEEQLQERIADLGAQLTAEYKDAFPLAVGVLKGAMPFMTDLMKRFDSFIELDFMDVSSYGNATVSSGEVKILKDLNTSVEGRDVLIIEDIIDSGLTLSYLVDLFKYRKAKSIKIVTLLDKPSGRKVNLSADYVGFEVPDGFVVGYGLDYAEKYRNLPYIGILKPEVYSF is encoded by the coding sequence ATGTTACAAAATGACATCGAAAAAATTATGATTACAGAAGAACAATTGCAAGAAAGAATTGCAGACTTAGGAGCACAACTAACAGCGGAATACAAAGATGCATTCCCATTAGCTGTAGGTGTTCTTAAAGGGGCAATGCCATTTATGACTGATTTAATGAAACGTTTCGATTCTTTCATTGAATTAGATTTTATGGATGTTTCTAGTTATGGTAACGCTACTGTTTCTTCTGGTGAAGTAAAGATTTTAAAGGATTTAAATACAAGCGTTGAGGGACGTGACGTATTAATCATCGAGGATATTATTGATAGTGGTTTAACGTTAAGCTATCTAGTGGATTTATTTAAATATCGCAAAGCAAAATCCATCAAAATTGTTACATTACTTGATAAACCATCAGGTCGCAAAGTAAACCTATCTGCTGATTATGTTGGCTTTGAAGTGCCAGATGGCTTCGTTGTAGGGTATGGTTTAGATTACGCAGAAAAATATCGCAACTTACCTTATATTGGTATCTTGAAGCCTGAAGTTTATTCTTTCTAA